From the genome of Haloarcula taiwanensis:
GGCTGCTCGCTGGACGAAACAATCGTCGCCTGTGGCGCGGACGCTGCGGACCCTCACGACCGCGGGAGCGGGCCGCTCCTCGCTCACGAGCCGATTATCATCGACATCTTCCCACAGGACAAGATGACGAAGTACCACGCCGACATGACGCGGACGTTCGTCAAAGGCGAGCCAAGCGAGACGGTGCGTGAGTGGTACGACCTCACTGAACGCGCGGTGGACGCTGCGTTCGACGCGCTGGAACCCGGCGCGACCGGTGCAGACGTACACGACGCTGTCTGTGACGTGTACGAGGACGCCGGCGAGCCGACGTTGCGTGACGACGACCGAACGGAGACTGGGTTCATCCACAGCACGGGCCACGGCGTCGGGCTGGATGTCCACGAGCTTCCACGGCTGGCACCGAACGGGGGGGAGCTCGAACCCGGGCACATCGTCACCATTGAACCTGGCCTCTATGATCCCGACGTGGGTGGTGTGAGAATCGAGGACATCGCCGTCGTCACCCCCGACGGATACGAAAACCTGACTGAGTACGAGATTCAGTTCGTCGTCTGAAGCAGTCGAACAGACGCGAGAGGCACGGTAGCAGTTGTAATCTGGCTACTGGCCAACGCTGTGTTACCTATTACCAAAACACTTGTTACCATGAGACAGTATTTTCCACACCTACATCATGAACATTTATGATGGATGGGGCAAAAGGTGGTGGTACCCAATGCTTGTATCCGACGTACGCCCCGCACGCGACCCACACATTGCACTGCCCACGAACCACAGACGCCGGCCGACACCACCCCCAGGATGACAACACGAATCACGACCCCTCGAAACGACGACTCGTACCCGACAACCACGCTGCCATTCGACAGCGCGGACGACCAGTCCCGGTCCCGCCATGCGCCGAAGATGTTCTCGCCGACCAATCACGCGACGATGGGCCAGTTCGACACTGAGGCGACGGACCCGCGCTGAACTGGGACATAACGCATATCCCGACGGCCCGCCTCCGTCCCGATATGGCTGACTACACCACAGTATCCATCCCGAAGGACCTCGCGGAGCGCGTCGAAGAGACTATCGAAGGGACGAGTTTCTCCAGTACGTCCGACCTCGTTCGGTTCCTGCTCCGGAGTATCGTCGTCGAACACCAGCGGGAAGGAGAACTGACCGAAGCACAGTTTCAGGATATCACCGACCAGTTGCGGGACTTGGGCTATCTGGAGTAGTCGGGCCGCTACTGCGGATACTTCTCGGGCGGTTCGACGTCGAGAACCGTAATCTCCTGTGCCTGCCCGGCTCTGTCAAAGGCCCCGAAGGCGTCGATATCCCACGGCGGGATGCCGACGAAGACCACCTCGTGGAGGTCGTCGGTCTTGCTGACTCCCATGTAGCCGTCGGGATGGGAGACGAACCGGCCCTGCGTCTGGCCGGCCGGCGTCCCCAGATCAACGCCGAACACCGCCTTCACGGAGGCCCCGGCTGAGGGGAGGTAGAAGTCAGTAAATACCGGTGTTTCGTCTGGTAGGTCCGCATCGGGAAGGTCCCCTGCAGGTGTGACGGCCAGCGAAATCGTCACGTCGTCAGGTTCGGCCTCGCTGGCGAGCCGTAACAGCGTCTCGAC
Proteins encoded in this window:
- a CDS encoding CopG family transcriptional regulator, with amino-acid sequence MADYTTVSIPKDLAERVEETIEGTSFSSTSDLVRFLLRSIVVEHQREGELTEAQFQDITDQLRDLGYLE